A genomic region of Anaerolineales bacterium contains the following coding sequences:
- the tsaD gene encoding tRNA (adenosine(37)-N6)-threonylcarbamoyltransferase complex transferase subunit TsaD: MSPRKKLGPARILGIETSCDETAAAVVEDGRLALSNVVASQAEMHAKYGGVFPEIASRQHIKVIDRVLSEALSQAHLELADIDAIAVTRGPGLPGSLVVGLNMAKGLALGSRKPLYGINHLEGHLYSAWVHLPAAADAPVTELAAPPEFPLVALIVSGGHTELVLMQDHLRYQRLGSTLDDAAGEAFDKVARLLGLAYPGGPSIQKAAEQGNPAAFTLPRAWLPGTWDFSFSGLKTAVLHQIRALDPGEDPAKLPTADLAASFQEAVVEVLVGKLRMACETFGAQHVLVAGGVSANQALRQRLQRELTLPVHLPRLALCTDNAAMIAAAGYFRHALKRPAASGLAMDIDPGWVL; this comes from the coding sequence ATGTCTCCGCGCAAAAAACTAGGCCCCGCCCGCATTCTGGGCATCGAAACCTCCTGTGATGAAACCGCCGCGGCAGTGGTGGAGGATGGCCGTCTGGCGCTCTCCAACGTGGTGGCTTCGCAGGCCGAGATGCATGCCAAGTATGGCGGCGTCTTCCCCGAGATTGCTTCGCGCCAACACATCAAGGTGATCGACCGCGTACTGAGCGAAGCGCTGAGCCAGGCGCACCTGGAACTGGCGGATATTGACGCCATCGCCGTGACGCGCGGCCCGGGCTTGCCAGGCTCGCTGGTGGTGGGCCTCAACATGGCCAAGGGCCTGGCCCTCGGCAGCCGCAAACCCCTGTATGGCATCAATCACTTGGAGGGCCATTTGTACTCCGCCTGGGTGCATCTGCCCGCGGCGGCAGACGCCCCTGTGACTGAGCTGGCCGCCCCGCCCGAGTTCCCCTTGGTGGCGCTGATCGTCTCCGGCGGGCACACCGAGTTGGTGCTGATGCAGGATCACCTGCGCTACCAACGCCTGGGCAGCACGCTGGACGATGCCGCTGGTGAGGCGTTTGACAAGGTGGCGCGCCTGCTCGGCCTGGCCTACCCCGGCGGGCCGAGCATCCAAAAGGCGGCAGAGCAAGGCAACCCGGCCGCGTTCACATTGCCGCGCGCCTGGCTGCCCGGCACCTGGGATTTTTCATTCAGCGGGCTGAAGACGGCCGTGTTGCACCAAATCCGCGCCCTGGATCCAGGCGAAGATCCGGCCAAGCTGCCCACCGCCGACCTGGCGGCCAGCTTTCAAGAGGCCGTGGTGGAGGTGCTGGTGGGCAAACTGCGCATGGCCTGTGAGACATTTGGCGCCCAGCATGTGTTGGTGGCTGGCGGCGTCTCAGCCAACCAGGCGCTGCGCCAGCGCCTGCAGCGCGAGCTGACCCTGCCAGTGCATCTGCCACGCCTGGCGCTGTGCACCGACAATGCCGCCATGATCGCCGCGGCGGGCTACTTCCGCCATGCGCTCAAGCGCCCGGCCGCCAGCGGGCTGGCGATGGATATTGACCCGGGCTGGGTGTTGTAG
- a CDS encoding trehalose-6-phosphate synthase encodes MAASSAHEKALIIIASNRGPFTFHKQGNTFSVERGAGGLVTALAALAERHEVLWVAAAMSEDDRLWSQQHQGKVQTVEGIHLKLVEPSLEAYEGYYNEIANPLLWFIQHQLWDIPRDPSITEDTWNAWEHGYKPVNELFAQAIAEAIGNTDRPVIVLPQDYHLYLTPHYLRALVGERVQIQPFVHIPWPGPDAWRILPQPMRDALLSSLLESDRVGFQTEKDAFNFVQCCRFYLGAHAHGRRDAVEYAGRDVGALAYPISIDVEKLRQLADEQVTRLERSQLLNTVGDRAVILRVDRIEPSKNNLRGLQAYRTLLRKYPQHRGKVQLLALLVPSRMEVDQYQNYLSEIMAEAGLINAYYSDSIWEPVRIVVGDNYTRAIAAMQLYDLLLVNPIADGMNLVAKEGVLVNRKNGVLLLSEFAGAFYELGQDALTVSPFDVYGTAEAMHQALTMPMEERSRRAAALREIVVKNDVREWFAAQVDDALHAMGSPPRA; translated from the coding sequence ATGGCCGCATCATCCGCTCACGAAAAGGCGCTGATCATCATCGCCTCGAATCGCGGGCCATTCACTTTTCACAAGCAGGGCAATACATTTTCAGTAGAGCGCGGCGCCGGCGGCCTGGTGACCGCGCTGGCGGCCCTGGCCGAGCGCCACGAAGTGCTGTGGGTGGCGGCGGCGATGAGCGAAGATGACCGCCTGTGGTCACAGCAGCATCAAGGCAAAGTGCAAACCGTTGAGGGCATTCACCTGAAGTTGGTGGAACCTTCGCTGGAAGCTTACGAAGGCTATTACAACGAGATCGCCAATCCCTTGCTGTGGTTCATCCAACACCAGTTATGGGATATTCCGCGCGATCCCAGCATCACCGAAGATACCTGGAATGCCTGGGAGCACGGCTACAAGCCGGTGAACGAATTGTTTGCACAGGCGATCGCCGAGGCCATCGGCAACACAGACCGGCCGGTGATCGTGCTGCCGCAAGACTATCATCTCTATCTGACTCCGCACTACCTGCGCGCCTTGGTGGGCGAGCGCGTGCAAATTCAGCCCTTCGTACACATTCCCTGGCCGGGGCCGGATGCCTGGCGCATTCTGCCGCAGCCGATGCGTGATGCGCTGTTGAGCAGCTTGTTGGAATCGGATCGAGTGGGCTTTCAAACCGAGAAGGATGCCTTCAACTTCGTGCAGTGCTGCCGTTTTTATCTCGGCGCGCATGCGCACGGCCGCCGCGATGCAGTGGAGTATGCCGGCCGCGATGTGGGCGCACTGGCCTACCCGATCTCGATCGATGTAGAGAAGCTGCGCCAACTGGCTGACGAGCAGGTTACCCGGCTGGAGCGCTCGCAACTGCTCAATACCGTCGGTGACCGCGCCGTGATCCTGCGCGTCGACCGCATCGAACCGAGCAAGAACAATTTGCGCGGCTTGCAGGCCTACCGCACCCTGCTGCGCAAGTACCCGCAGCACCGCGGCAAAGTGCAGTTGCTGGCCCTGCTGGTGCCCTCGCGCATGGAAGTGGACCAATACCAGAATTACCTCAGCGAGATCATGGCCGAAGCTGGGCTGATCAATGCGTATTACAGCGATTCGATCTGGGAGCCAGTGCGCATCGTGGTGGGGGATAACTACACCCGTGCGATTGCGGCGATGCAACTGTATGACCTCTTACTGGTCAATCCCATCGCCGATGGCATGAACCTGGTGGCCAAGGAAGGGGTTTTGGTCAACCGCAAGAATGGCGTTCTGCTACTCTCCGAATTTGCTGGTGCTTTTTATGAGCTGGGGCAGGATGCGCTCACCGTTTCGCCGTTCGATGTGTATGGCACCGCCGAGGCGATGCACCAGGCGCTCACCATGCCAATGGAGGAGCGCAGCCGCCGGGCCGCCGCGCTGCGCGAGATCGTGGTCAAGAACGATGTGCGCGAGTGGTTTGCAGCGCAGGTAGACGATGCGCTGCACGCCATGGGCAGCCCGCCGCGCGCCTAA
- the otsB gene encoding trehalose-phosphatase has product MSAIHWSAAKVPLRQLLAEPQFGLFSDLDGTLAPIAATPEAAALTPTNRQHLQALAAELPLVALISGRRAASLQAKVGLPGLVYVGNHGLEQWLDGNVVGLPQAASYRAALQQAHSEIQALLPPGAVVEDKDLTLSIHYRQTPDPRAFLLSWGVQLRAIAQQHGLEMFTGKMVLEVRPPVAVDKGVALQALAAEHQLRAALFLGDDISDLSALQAVRTLRAQGVHAWGVGVRSADAPAELLDEADYLADGVADVEALLAFILAARQAAGA; this is encoded by the coding sequence ATGAGTGCGATCCATTGGAGCGCGGCCAAGGTACCGCTGCGCCAGTTGCTGGCCGAGCCGCAATTTGGCCTGTTCAGTGATCTGGATGGCACGCTCGCCCCGATTGCCGCTACGCCTGAGGCCGCCGCGCTAACGCCCACCAATCGCCAGCACCTGCAAGCCCTGGCCGCAGAGCTGCCGCTGGTGGCGCTGATCTCCGGCCGCCGCGCCGCCAGCCTGCAAGCCAAAGTAGGCTTGCCTGGCCTGGTCTATGTGGGTAACCACGGCCTGGAACAATGGCTGGATGGAAACGTAGTGGGCCTGCCGCAGGCGGCCAGCTACCGCGCCGCCTTGCAGCAGGCGCATAGTGAAATTCAAGCCTTGCTGCCGCCCGGCGCCGTGGTGGAGGATAAGGATCTCACCCTGAGCATTCATTACCGCCAAACACCGGATCCGCGAGCATTCTTGCTCAGCTGGGGGGTGCAATTGCGCGCCATCGCCCAGCAACATGGCTTGGAGATGTTCACAGGGAAGATGGTGCTAGAGGTGCGCCCACCGGTGGCGGTGGACAAGGGCGTAGCCTTGCAAGCCTTGGCGGCAGAACACCAGTTGCGTGCGGCCCTATTTCTTGGCGATGATATTAGCGATCTAAGTGCTTTGCAGGCGGTGCGTACTTTGCGCGCGCAGGGCGTGCACGCCTGGGGGGTTGGGGTGCGCTCGGCGGATGCACCCGCCGAGCTTTTGGATGAAGCCGATTACCTGGCGGATGGCGTGGCGGATGTAGAAGCGTTGCTGGCCTTTATACTCGCTGCCCGCCAGGCCGCCGGCGCCTGA